One Natator depressus isolate rNatDep1 chromosome 13, rNatDep2.hap1, whole genome shotgun sequence genomic region harbors:
- the SOX12 gene encoding transcription factor SOX-12: MVQQRNMRSRAIESKREVCPQLATKDSLLLKEAGSKGEPAWCKTPSGHIKRPMNAFMVWSQNERRKIMDQWPDMHNAEISKRLGRRWQLLQDSEKIPFVKEAERLRLKHMADYPDYKYRPRKKGKIGASKSRPRLPVKIKPSVLSRVTSSRRQPSKHDSSCQMGESTLKMEEDLLEVRLSETPFEDCPKAPGKEFWHMVPAARAAGEKRSKRDDSVESRQPKDPEPTAQPFPEQVSSPESGSPSPMSTASPPSSFSSSDEELEEELLGVLPGKAQPSAACGALDWSVFDKDLDLFPLGVTSHFEFPDYCTPEVTEMIAGDWLMSSISDLVFTY, encoded by the coding sequence atggtccAGCAGAGGAACATGAGGAGCCGCGCAATCGAGTCCAAGAGGGAGGTGTGTCCCCAGCTAGCCACCAAAGACTCCCTGCTCCTCAAGGAAGCCGGCAGCAAGGGCGAGCCTGCCTGGTGCAAGACGCCGAGTGGCCACATCAAACGGCCCATGAATGCCTTCATGGTGTGGTCACAGAACGAGAGGCGGAAGATCATGGACCAGTGGCCGGACATGCACAATGCCGAGATCTCCAAGCGGCTGGGCAGGAGGTGGCAGCTCCTGCAGGACTCAGAGAAGATCCCCTTCGTCAAGGAGGCGGAGCGCCTGCGGCTCAAGCACATGGCTGACTACCCAGACTATAAGTACCGGCCCAGGAAAAAGGGCAAAATAGGGGCCAGCAAGTCCCGGCCAAGGCTCCCCGTGAAGATAAAACCATCCGTCCTCAGCCGGGTCACCTCCAGCAGAAGGCAGCCTTCCAAGCATGACTCCAGCTGCCAGATGGGAGAGTCCACCCTCAAGATGGAAGAGGACCTCTTAGAGGTGCGGCTGTCAGAGACGCCCTTTGAGGACTGCCCGAAGGCACCTGGCAAGGAGTTCTGGCACATGGTCCCCGCCGCGCGGGcggctggggagaaaaggagcaaGAGGGATGACTCCGTTGAGTCCCGCCAGCCGAAGGACCCAGAACCCACCGCGCAGCCCTTCCCGGAGCAGGTGAGCTCCCCAGAGAGTGGGTCCCCCTCCCCAATGTCAACTGCATCCCcgccttcctccttctcctcctctgacgAAGAGCTGGAGGAAGAGCTCTTGGGTGTCCTGCCCGGGAAGGCCCAGCCGAGCGCAGCCTGCGGAGCCCTGGACTGGTCAGTCTTCGACAAAGACCTCGACCTTTTCCCCTTGGGAGTCACCTCTCACTTTGAGTTCCCGGACTATTGCACTCCGGAGGTGACGGAGATGATTGCTGGGGACTGGCTGATGTCCAGCATCTCGGACTTGGTCTTTACGTACTGA